One Sphingomonas sabuli genomic region harbors:
- a CDS encoding calcium-binding protein, whose amino-acid sequence MPNLYANTPFDMVELVQSGSLSEFFEWGEVILASQQEFVVEDPETNERLTLNGLFQDYNSEGYPTGGLVTDIVYAINGTDVFAIYDVSITVQAFTDYVLGDDLEGLFSTILSGADTLVGTDGDDNLIGFDGNDLVRGGSGNDALYGGDGADLLAEYSSDYGPFGDDFYDGGAGNDRVSYFTSDGLNGVTVNLNLAGPQNTGQGTDTLVSIEHISATYGNDTLTGNAAANWFWSFGGYDVLSGNGGNDYFTVGAGDKAIDGGTGVDTVEIFDLGYAQIYQANGGISVSLMLQGQAQSTGTGNWTLTNVENLGGAELNDVLIGDNANNVLAGSLGSDRLTGNGGNDWLYGDGVFYLDDNGVQALDPDYDFEGQSGQDILNGGAGNDHLFGGNNNDLLYGGAGNDEIDGGAGNDTASYTDATGGVSVLLGFLNPQDTAGSGIDTLISIENVDGSNYGDTLTGDDGVNTIRGLGGDDRIVGNGGDDVLDGGTGADVMRGGSGNDTYYADNGSDIAIEQPGEGVDTVYSSVNYRLRADVENLFLTGTAVRAYGGDGLNRLYGTDYANILDGAEGADIMRGGQGNDTYYVDNDNDAAVELANEGYDTVISSVSFNLRSNLESLELTGSAVRGYGNNLENRIIGTDGANVINGGFGADILRGGDGNDIYYVETAGDHTIETEGQGRDRVYTTISWTLENNVEDVFARGFDDIALTGNTLSNLIVGNSGDNTIDGRGGADSLRGALGADTFVFRDGEFGGLSSSTADRIIDFSQTQGDIIDLHLVDAHVGLAGNQAFDFIGTGDFTGAAGQLRYQVINGNTYVYGDTNGDETADFLIRLDGGVNLTGGDFIL is encoded by the coding sequence ATGCCAAATCTCTACGCCAACACGCCGTTTGACATGGTTGAACTCGTCCAGAGCGGGTCCCTGTCGGAGTTTTTCGAGTGGGGCGAAGTGATCCTCGCCAGCCAGCAGGAGTTCGTGGTCGAAGACCCCGAGACCAACGAGCGGCTGACCCTCAACGGCCTGTTCCAGGATTATAATTCCGAAGGCTATCCGACAGGCGGGCTGGTCACCGACATCGTCTATGCGATCAACGGCACGGACGTTTTCGCGATCTACGACGTTTCGATCACCGTTCAGGCTTTCACCGATTACGTTCTTGGCGACGATCTGGAAGGCCTTTTCTCGACCATCCTGTCCGGCGCCGACACGCTGGTCGGCACCGACGGCGACGACAACCTGATCGGTTTCGACGGCAACGACTTGGTCCGGGGCGGCTCGGGCAACGACGCGCTGTACGGCGGTGACGGCGCGGATCTGCTGGCCGAATATTCCAGCGACTACGGACCGTTCGGCGACGATTTCTATGACGGCGGCGCCGGGAACGACCGGGTGAGCTATTTCACCAGCGACGGACTCAACGGCGTCACGGTCAACCTCAATCTCGCAGGTCCGCAGAACACGGGACAGGGCACCGATACGCTCGTCAGCATCGAACACATCTCGGCGACGTACGGTAATGACACGCTGACCGGGAACGCAGCCGCCAACTGGTTCTGGTCCTTCGGCGGTTATGACGTCCTGTCGGGCAATGGCGGCAACGACTATTTCACCGTCGGTGCCGGCGACAAGGCCATCGATGGCGGCACCGGCGTCGACACGGTCGAAATCTTCGACCTTGGCTATGCGCAGATTTACCAGGCGAACGGCGGGATCAGCGTGTCGCTGATGCTGCAGGGCCAAGCGCAGTCGACGGGCACCGGCAATTGGACTCTGACCAACGTCGAGAACCTCGGCGGCGCCGAACTCAACGATGTGCTGATCGGCGACAATGCCAATAATGTGCTCGCCGGCAGCCTCGGATCGGACCGTTTGACCGGCAACGGCGGCAACGACTGGCTGTACGGCGACGGGGTCTTCTACCTCGACGACAATGGCGTTCAGGCGCTCGACCCTGATTATGATTTCGAAGGCCAGAGCGGGCAGGACATACTTAACGGCGGTGCCGGCAACGACCACCTGTTCGGCGGCAATAATAACGACCTGCTTTACGGCGGCGCCGGCAATGACGAGATCGATGGCGGAGCGGGCAATGACACCGCCAGCTACACCGACGCAACGGGCGGCGTGTCGGTCCTGCTCGGCTTTCTCAACCCGCAGGATACCGCCGGGTCCGGGATCGACACCCTGATCTCGATCGAGAACGTCGACGGGTCGAACTACGGCGACACGCTGACCGGCGACGACGGCGTCAACACCATCCGCGGCCTGGGCGGAGACGATCGCATCGTGGGCAACGGTGGCGACGACGTGCTTGACGGCGGGACCGGCGCCGACGTCATGCGCGGCGGCAGCGGCAACGACACGTATTATGCCGACAACGGCAGCGACATCGCGATCGAGCAGCCGGGCGAAGGCGTCGACACGGTATATAGTTCGGTCAACTACCGTCTTCGCGCCGACGTCGAGAACTTATTCCTGACGGGCACGGCGGTGCGGGCGTACGGCGGCGACGGACTCAACCGGCTTTACGGCACCGATTATGCCAACATCCTCGACGGCGCCGAGGGTGCCGACATCATGCGCGGCGGGCAGGGCAACGACACCTATTACGTCGATAACGACAATGACGCGGCCGTCGAACTGGCCAACGAAGGCTATGACACCGTCATCAGTTCGGTCAGCTTCAACCTTCGGTCGAACCTCGAAAGCCTGGAGCTGACAGGGTCGGCGGTGCGCGGATACGGCAATAACCTTGAAAACCGGATCATCGGCACGGACGGAGCCAACGTCATCAACGGCGGCTTCGGTGCCGACATCCTGCGCGGCGGCGACGGCAACGACATCTATTACGTCGAGACCGCCGGCGATCATACGATCGAAACCGAAGGGCAGGGTCGCGACCGTGTCTACACCACGATCAGCTGGACGCTGGAAAATAACGTCGAGGACGTGTTCGCGCGCGGCTTTGACGATATCGCGCTAACCGGCAACACATTGAGCAACCTGATCGTCGGCAATTCGGGCGACAACACGATCGACGGTCGCGGCGGAGCCGACAGCCTGCGCGGCGCGCTTGGCGCGGACACCTTCGTTTTTCGCGATGGTGAATTTGGCGGACTGTCGTCCTCGACCGCCGACCGAATCATCGATTTCAGCCAAACGCAGGGCGACATCATCGACCTGCACCTGGTCGATGCACATGTCGGCCTGGCCGGCAATCAGGCGTTCGACTTTATCGGTACCGGGGATTTCACCGGGGCTGCGGGGCAGCTTCGGTACCAGGTGATCAACGGCAACACCTACGTCTATGGCGACACCAACGGCGACGAAACGGCGGATTTCCTCATCAGGCTTGATGGCGGGGTCAACCTGACCGGCGGCGACTTCATCCTGTAA
- a CDS encoding M10 family metallopeptidase C-terminal domain-containing protein, translated as MPDIPADSTTSATISVGGQIQNTLEATGDHDWFKVNLTAGQKVVIAVNLGTLEDSYVYVRNSAGTVLAENDDGGGGRGSRVVFTAPTSGTYYIDVGAWEPDEPIDNYTGTGSYQLSVNNYVPPAPGTLDDFAYQMTHGFFQGDVHRFDVTQGDTLTVDLTALTPTGRAVALDALQIWSDIIGVAFVEQTGDAHITFDDLDQGTGAFADTVHSNGITTSAIVNVSVSRTNLHTFMHEIGHALGLGHTSNSNAGTAGAVYPNDAIWSNDGAAISIMSYFDNGENTYYSSRGFSHLPIMTPQVADIIAISNLYGLSTTTRVGNTTYGFNNTSGRIGFDAVQRPNVSYTVFDSGGIDTLDYSGFFAAQRINLNAEEFSNVGGHVGNVVIARGTVIENAFGGAGHDILIGNTAANLLRGNGGDDRIDGRGGADTMRGGVGDDTYFADTGQDQAIELAGEGNDIVYSSANYRLRDHVENLVLTGNAARGFGNDAANRIVGNSAANVLDGQGGADVMRGGLGNDTYYVDNAGDRAIELSGQGRDTVYSSLNIQLSANVEDLVLVGAATRGTGNTLDNRLVGNGHANTLNGGLGADVLRGGAGNDIYIVENGSDHTIEDAGAGRDRVYSTVGWTLESNVEDLFARGSASIALTGNTLANTLSGNAGNNVLDGRAGADVLRGGAGADTFAFRSGEFGGLSSSTADRIADFSRAQGDHIDLHLVDAHVGLAGDQAFAFIGTGAFTGAAGQLRYQVINGNTYVYGDTNGDGAADFLIRVDGGINLAAADFIL; from the coding sequence ATGCCCGACATTCCCGCAGATTCGACGACGTCCGCCACCATTTCGGTCGGCGGCCAGATCCAGAACACACTGGAAGCGACGGGCGATCACGACTGGTTCAAGGTGAACCTGACCGCGGGCCAGAAAGTGGTGATCGCGGTCAACCTGGGCACGCTCGAGGATTCCTACGTATACGTGCGCAATTCGGCGGGCACCGTGCTGGCCGAGAATGACGACGGCGGGGGCGGACGCGGATCGCGCGTCGTCTTCACCGCACCAACGTCGGGGACCTATTACATCGATGTCGGGGCGTGGGAGCCGGACGAGCCGATCGACAATTATACCGGCACCGGATCCTACCAGTTGTCAGTGAATAATTACGTGCCGCCGGCGCCCGGCACGCTGGACGATTTCGCGTACCAGATGACGCACGGCTTCTTTCAGGGCGACGTCCATCGGTTCGACGTGACTCAGGGCGATACGCTGACCGTCGACCTGACCGCGCTGACTCCCACCGGCCGCGCGGTCGCGCTCGACGCGTTGCAGATCTGGTCCGACATCATCGGCGTGGCCTTCGTCGAACAGACCGGCGATGCGCACATCACGTTCGACGACCTCGACCAGGGAACCGGCGCCTTTGCCGATACCGTGCATTCGAACGGCATCACCACGTCGGCGATCGTCAACGTGTCCGTGTCCCGAACCAACTTGCATACGTTCATGCATGAAATCGGCCACGCACTGGGCCTCGGCCATACCAGCAATTCCAACGCCGGGACGGCGGGTGCGGTTTACCCCAACGATGCGATCTGGAGCAACGACGGCGCCGCGATCAGCATCATGTCCTACTTCGACAATGGCGAGAACACTTATTATTCGAGCCGCGGCTTTTCGCACTTGCCGATCATGACTCCGCAGGTCGCCGACATCATCGCGATCAGCAATCTGTACGGACTGTCCACGACCACGCGCGTGGGCAACACGACCTACGGGTTCAACAACACCAGCGGGCGCATCGGCTTCGACGCCGTCCAGCGCCCGAACGTGTCCTACACCGTGTTCGATTCCGGCGGGATCGACACGCTCGATTATTCGGGCTTTTTCGCGGCCCAGCGCATCAATCTCAACGCCGAGGAATTTTCGAACGTCGGCGGGCATGTCGGCAACGTCGTCATCGCGCGCGGAACGGTCATCGAAAACGCATTCGGCGGGGCCGGGCACGATATCCTGATCGGCAATACTGCAGCCAACCTGCTGCGCGGCAATGGCGGTGACGACCGGATCGACGGACGCGGCGGCGCCGATACGATGCGCGGCGGCGTGGGCGACGACACCTATTTCGCCGACACCGGCCAGGACCAGGCGATCGAACTTGCTGGCGAGGGCAACGACATCGTCTACAGCTCCGCCAATTACCGGCTGCGCGACCATGTCGAGAACCTCGTGCTGACCGGCAATGCGGCGCGCGGCTTCGGCAACGACGCAGCCAACCGCATCGTCGGCAACAGCGCTGCCAACGTGCTGGACGGGCAGGGCGGCGCCGATGTCATGCGTGGCGGACTGGGCAACGACACATATTATGTCGACAATGCCGGCGACCGCGCGATCGAATTGTCGGGGCAGGGGCGCGACACCGTCTACAGCTCGCTCAACATCCAGCTGTCGGCGAACGTCGAGGATCTGGTGCTGGTGGGCGCGGCAACGCGCGGCACCGGCAACACGCTCGACAACCGGCTGGTCGGCAACGGCCATGCCAACACGCTCAACGGCGGTCTGGGCGCGGATGTCCTGCGCGGCGGTGCCGGCAACGACATCTATATCGTCGAGAACGGCAGCGACCACACGATCGAGGACGCCGGCGCGGGACGCGACCGGGTGTATTCGACGGTCGGCTGGACGCTGGAAAGCAACGTCGAAGACCTGTTCGCGCGCGGCTCCGCAAGCATTGCCCTGACCGGCAACACTCTCGCCAACACGCTGTCGGGCAATGCCGGGAACAACGTCCTCGACGGACGCGCCGGCGCGGACGTGCTGCGCGGCGGTGCGGGGGCAGACACATTCGCGTTCCGCAGTGGCGAGTTTGGCGGACTGAGCTCTTCAACCGCGGACCGGATCGCCGATTTCAGTCGTGCCCAGGGCGACCATATCGACCTGCACCTGGTCGACGCGCACGTCGGACTCGCCGGCGACCAGGCGTTCGCATTCATCGGCACCGGCGCCTTCACCGGCGCGGCCGGGCAGCTGCGCTACCAGGTGATCAACGGCAACACCTACGTCTACGGTGACACCAACGGCGACGGCGCGGCCGACTTCCTCATCCGGGTGGATGGCGGGATCAATCTCGCCGCGGCGGATTTCATTCTCTGA
- a CDS encoding M10 family metallopeptidase C-terminal domain-containing protein: MPSTSQPATGRPEIDGILWGLRWSGGTVTYAFPDSASDFPAGYGDEPTTDFFPVSVYQQEVVRYVFGLIESYTNLTFSYTGTNTGDLMFGQTSLAPTAYAYYPGDGNGGDIWFGDDFRNPRMGDYAFLTHLHEIGHALGLSHPHDSDGPIGGVLPLEYDYLNYTVMSYRDHYNGPLSYSLPQFHYPTSFMTLDILALQTMYGADYSTNSGNTVYSWSPTTGQQFINGVGQMTPGSGSGYFGDGASNHIMMTVWDGGGTDTFNFANYGLTASQSLNINIGAGAGIYLPNGTIYNSLLFDDDVRSLIENVIGSVNRDNITGNQADNRLDGRVGDDILSGEAGNDTLIGDEGDDQITGGSGNDRINGGVGDDILSGGSGIDVLDAGTGDNQLRGGFNRDIAMFGFNFIDAMIRFLPDGAIYVGTADGFNIIRSVEVLRFLDGDIEVSALRPDDTTAPTAMLPQDNLVVTGPGQVPQSWQGVTIQFNEDVTLGAGNVRIFYSDGTLYRTYAASDLFTDGDTLFVPYPTGAGQYYIEADPGVVVDMSGNEFEGISGRNALNFLIGVRSDDYPNSFGLDSGALTINGPALGGYISDNNDQDTFRVQLNSGQSYRFWIDASGVNGAGDLDVRIYDAYGSQVSGGDANEGLWITPTYTSTYYVYVTPRIQPVGESGAGDYSVQVVAGNDDMPAGPSTQVGLATGGTVSGVAQGESDIDWIRVELVYGHTYRFTASPSGGDASDYISMHLVRFNDGTLQYNPLPEDGNYTSLDSSSSTAGAQIVYTASATGTYFLRINADTAGTGTQNNGGTYSVTMTEGSYSAPLFLSAASYGGTNAPYSDLVLTFDRPFELASGFITINTGNPIIGNGGLLRIDVTDTSQVRIVGNTIRVNPSIELPAGRLSVQIDQSAVVGTDGTFFEWAAGAINTFVVGYHQYSNFQNYADDYLGTAATLGRVAIGQSATGEYHASGFNSGSFSGADTDWFRVELVAGQTYDFGLLTDTGLNPYISYGSGYLLHLQLVDASGAVIAQDMDNSGGHGNSRILFTATQSGVFFLAVSGETIGGGSTRPRYEVTMNDPQGLTVVGTSAGDVLRGSAGFDRIDGLGGADRMAGGLGGDTYTVDNAGDEIVEGLTGGVDTVLSSITLTLPTNVENIMLIGNGAIDATGSSGDNRLSGNDAANELRGLAGNDVIEGGGGNDRIDGGTGSDVMRGGAGNDIYYVDETADLVVEGSGQGNDAVYSLVSYTLRAGVEDLYLNGTVVRGTGNAEANRLFGNASANILDGGGGVDIMRGGAGDDVYYVDNFDDLVIENAGEGNDVVYSSANFCLRADVEDLTLIGSAVRAYGNAGSNRLIGNNSANILDGGAGADVMRGGAGNDTYYVDNVRDAIAEISGGGIDEVISSVSFALRSNFEILTLTGNAVRASGNNMYNRLNGNDANNVINGGLGGDIMRGGGGNDIYYVEDNSDHTIETAGAGRDRVYTTISWQLENHVEDLFARGSATINLTGNNLDNAIVGNAANNIIDGRAGADDLRGARGADTFVFRNGEFGGLTASTADRILDFRRAEGDRIDLQQVDAHRGIDGDQSFTFIGTAEFSGVAGQLRYQITNGNTYVYGDANGDGVADFLIRLDGSLNLAGGDFIL, from the coding sequence ATGCCAAGCACTTCACAACCAGCCACTGGCCGGCCGGAAATCGACGGGATATTGTGGGGCCTGCGCTGGTCCGGCGGCACCGTCACTTATGCCTTTCCCGATTCCGCCAGCGACTTTCCCGCCGGCTATGGCGACGAGCCGACCACCGACTTTTTCCCGGTGTCCGTCTATCAGCAGGAAGTCGTTCGCTACGTCTTCGGGCTGATCGAAAGCTATACCAACCTGACCTTTTCCTACACCGGCACCAACACCGGCGACCTGATGTTCGGCCAGACCTCGCTGGCGCCGACCGCTTATGCCTATTACCCGGGCGACGGGAACGGGGGCGACATCTGGTTCGGGGACGATTTCCGCAACCCGCGCATGGGCGATTACGCCTTCCTGACCCACCTGCACGAAATCGGGCATGCGCTCGGTCTCAGCCACCCGCACGACAGCGATGGGCCGATCGGCGGCGTGCTGCCGCTGGAATATGATTATCTGAACTATACGGTGATGAGCTATCGCGACCATTACAACGGTCCGCTGAGCTACTCGCTGCCGCAATTCCATTATCCGACCAGCTTCATGACGCTGGATATCCTGGCGCTGCAGACGATGTACGGCGCCGATTACAGCACCAATTCCGGCAACACGGTTTACAGCTGGAGCCCGACCACCGGGCAGCAGTTCATCAACGGCGTCGGCCAGATGACCCCGGGCAGCGGCAGCGGCTATTTCGGCGACGGCGCGTCCAACCACATCATGATGACGGTGTGGGACGGCGGCGGCACCGACACGTTCAATTTCGCCAATTACGGGCTGACGGCGTCGCAGTCGCTGAACATCAATATCGGGGCCGGGGCCGGCATCTACCTGCCCAACGGCACGATCTACAACAGCCTGCTTTTCGACGACGACGTCCGCTCCCTGATCGAAAACGTGATCGGCAGCGTCAACCGCGACAACATCACCGGCAACCAGGCCGACAACCGGTTGGACGGCCGCGTCGGCGATGACATCCTGTCCGGCGAAGCGGGTAACGACACGCTGATCGGCGACGAGGGCGACGACCAGATCACCGGCGGCAGCGGCAACGACCGCATCAACGGCGGCGTCGGCGACGACATCCTGTCCGGCGGCAGCGGTATAGACGTGCTCGACGCGGGCACGGGCGACAACCAGCTGCGCGGCGGCTTCAACCGCGACATCGCGATGTTCGGTTTCAATTTCATCGACGCGATGATCCGCTTCCTGCCCGACGGTGCGATTTATGTCGGCACGGCCGACGGGTTCAACATCATCCGTTCGGTCGAGGTCCTGCGCTTTCTCGACGGCGACATCGAAGTGTCCGCGCTGCGTCCCGACGACACCACCGCGCCGACGGCGATGCTGCCGCAGGATAACCTTGTCGTAACCGGGCCGGGCCAGGTCCCGCAGTCGTGGCAGGGCGTGACGATCCAGTTCAACGAGGACGTCACTTTGGGCGCGGGCAACGTGCGCATCTTCTATTCCGACGGCACCTTGTACCGCACCTATGCGGCCAGCGACCTGTTCACCGACGGGGACACGCTGTTCGTCCCGTACCCGACCGGCGCCGGCCAATATTATATCGAGGCCGATCCGGGCGTCGTGGTCGACATGTCGGGCAATGAATTCGAAGGCATCAGCGGGCGCAACGCGCTGAACTTCCTGATCGGCGTGCGGTCCGACGATTATCCCAACAGCTTCGGCCTGGACAGCGGCGCGCTGACCATCAACGGGCCTGCGCTGGGCGGCTATATCAGCGACAACAATGACCAGGATACTTTCCGGGTCCAGCTCAATTCCGGGCAGTCGTACCGCTTCTGGATCGATGCGTCAGGCGTGAATGGAGCCGGCGACCTCGATGTCCGGATCTACGATGCCTATGGCTCGCAGGTCAGCGGGGGCGATGCCAACGAGGGGCTTTGGATCACGCCCACCTACACGTCCACCTACTACGTTTACGTCACGCCGCGCATCCAGCCGGTCGGCGAGTCCGGGGCCGGCGACTATTCAGTACAGGTCGTGGCCGGGAACGACGACATGCCGGCGGGTCCGTCGACGCAGGTCGGACTGGCGACGGGCGGAACGGTGTCCGGGGTCGCGCAGGGCGAAAGCGACATCGACTGGATCCGGGTCGAGCTGGTGTACGGGCATACCTATCGGTTCACGGCTTCGCCGTCCGGGGGCGATGCCAGCGACTACATCTCGATGCACCTGGTCCGGTTCAATGACGGCACCCTGCAGTACAATCCGCTGCCGGAAGACGGCAATTACACCAGCCTCGATTCCAGCTCCAGCACGGCGGGGGCGCAGATCGTCTACACCGCCAGCGCGACCGGAACCTACTTCTTGCGGATCAACGCGGATACCGCCGGGACGGGGACGCAGAACAACGGCGGCACCTATTCGGTGACCATGACCGAAGGGTCCTATTCGGCGCCGCTATTCCTGTCGGCCGCTTCGTACGGCGGGACGAATGCGCCGTATTCCGACCTGGTCCTGACCTTCGACCGGCCGTTTGAGCTGGCGTCGGGATTCATCACGATCAACACAGGCAACCCCATCATCGGGAACGGCGGACTTCTCCGGATCGATGTGACCGATACGTCGCAAGTCAGGATTGTCGGCAACACGATCCGAGTGAACCCGTCGATCGAACTGCCGGCCGGCCGGCTGTCGGTCCAGATAGACCAATCGGCAGTCGTCGGAACCGACGGCACCTTTTTCGAATGGGCGGCCGGCGCGATCAACACCTTCGTGGTCGGCTATCACCAATATTCCAATTTCCAGAACTACGCCGACGATTATCTTGGCACCGCCGCCACGCTGGGACGGGTCGCGATCGGACAGTCGGCCACCGGCGAATATCACGCTTCGGGTTTCAATAGCGGCAGCTTTTCCGGGGCTGATACGGACTGGTTCCGGGTCGAGCTGGTGGCCGGCCAGACCTACGATTTCGGGTTGCTCACCGACACCGGCCTCAACCCGTATATCAGCTACGGCAGCGGCTACCTGCTCCACCTCCAGCTGGTCGATGCCAGCGGCGCCGTCATTGCCCAGGACATGGACAATAGCGGCGGGCACGGAAACAGCCGCATCCTCTTCACGGCGACGCAAAGCGGCGTGTTCTTCCTTGCCGTCAGCGGCGAGACGATCGGCGGCGGCTCCACCCGCCCGCGGTACGAAGTGACCATGAACGATCCGCAGGGCCTGACGGTCGTCGGCACGTCCGCGGGCGACGTGCTGCGCGGGTCTGCCGGGTTCGACAGGATCGACGGGCTTGGCGGCGCGGACCGCATGGCCGGCGGCCTTGGCGGGGATACCTATACGGTCGACAATGCCGGCGACGAGATCGTCGAGGGCCTGACCGGCGGCGTCGACACCGTGCTCAGTTCGATCACGCTGACCTTGCCGACCAATGTCGAGAACATCATGCTGATCGGCAACGGCGCGATCGATGCCACCGGCAGCAGCGGCGACAACCGCCTTTCCGGCAACGACGCTGCCAACGAGCTGCGCGGCCTGGCGGGCAACGACGTCATCGAAGGCGGCGGCGGCAACGACCGGATCGACGGCGGGACGGGCAGCGACGTTATGCGCGGCGGGGCCGGCAACGACATCTATTATGTCGACGAGACCGCCGACCTTGTGGTGGAAGGCTCCGGCCAGGGGAACGACGCGGTCTACAGCCTTGTCAGCTACACGCTGCGCGCCGGGGTCGAGGACTTGTACCTCAACGGCACCGTAGTGCGCGGCACCGGCAATGCCGAAGCCAACCGGCTGTTCGGCAATGCATCGGCCAACATCCTCGATGGCGGCGGCGGCGTGGACATCATGCGCGGCGGCGCCGGCGACGACGTCTATTACGTCGACAATTTCGACGACCTCGTCATCGAGAACGCGGGCGAGGGCAACGACGTCGTCTACAGTTCGGCGAACTTTTGCCTGCGCGCCGATGTCGAGGACCTGACCCTGATCGGTTCAGCCGTACGGGCGTACGGCAATGCCGGGTCGAACCGATTGATCGGCAACAACTCGGCCAACATCCTCGACGGCGGGGCCGGCGCGGACGTGATGCGCGGCGGAGCCGGCAACGACACCTATTACGTCGACAATGTTCGCGACGCGATCGCGGAGATTTCCGGCGGGGGCATCGACGAGGTCATCAGCTCGGTCAGCTTCGCGTTGCGGTCCAACTTCGAGATCCTGACCCTGACCGGAAATGCCGTGCGCGCGTCCGGCAACAACATGTACAACCGGTTGAACGGCAACGACGCCAACAATGTCATCAACGGCGGGCTCGGCGGCGACATCATGCGCGGGGGCGGCGGCAACGACATTTATTATGTCGAGGATAACAGCGACCACACGATCGAAACCGCAGGCGCCGGCCGCGACCGGGTTTACACGACCATCAGCTGGCAGTTGGAAAACCATGTCGAGGATCTGTTCGCCCGCGGGTCGGCGACGATCAACCTGACCGGCAACAACCTGGACAATGCCATTGTCGGCAATGCGGCCAACAACATCATCGACGGGCGGGCCGGCGCGGACGACCTGCGCGGCGCGCGCGGCGCCGACACGTTCGTGTTCCGCAACGGTGAATTCGGCGGGCTGACCGCATCGACCGCCGACCGCATTCTCGATTTCCGCCGTGCCGAGGGCGACCGCATCGACCTGCAGCAGGTCGACGCCCATCGCGGCATCGACGGCGACCAGTCCTTCACGTTCATCGGGACCGCCGAATTCAGCGGCGTCGCCGGTCAGTTGCGGTACCAGATCACCAACGGCAACACGTACGTTTACGGCGACGCCAACGGCGACGGCGTGGCGGACTTTCTGATCCGGCTCGACGGCTCGCTCAACCTGGCTGGAGGCGACTTCATTCTGTAA